A genomic window from Brassica napus cultivar Da-Ae unplaced genomic scaffold, Da-Ae ScsIHWf_1425;HRSCAF=2013, whole genome shotgun sequence includes:
- the LOC106381534 gene encoding photosystem II 10 kDa polypeptide, chloroplastic-like isoform X2, translated as MAASVMLSSVTLKPAGFTVEKMSARGLPSLTRTSFKIVASGVKKIKTDKPFGVNGSMDLRDGVDASGRKGKGYGVYKFVDKYGANVDGYSPIYNEEEWSPGGDVYKGGVTGLAIWAVTLAGILAGGALLVYNTSALAQ; from the exons ATGGCTGCTTCAGTGATGCTATCATCGGTGACGTTGAAACCGGCGGGTTTCACGGTGGAGAAGATGTCAGCGAGAGGATTGCCGTCGCTCACAAGAACTTCATTCAAAATCGTCGCGAGCGGTGTCAAGAAGATCAAGACCGACAAGCCCTTTG GAGTTAACGGCAGCATGGACTTGAGGGACGGCGTCGACGCCTCCGGCAGAAAGGGCAAG GGATACGGTGTTTACAAGTTCGTTGACAAGTATGGAGCTAACGTCGATGGATACAG TCCTATCTACAACGAGGAGGAGTGGTCACCAGGTGGTGATGTGTACAAGGGAGGAGTCACTGGATTGGCTATTTGGGCGGTAACACTCGCCGGAATTCTCGCCGGAGGAGCTCTTCTTGTGTACAACACAAGTGCTTTGGCTCAgtaa
- the LOC106381534 gene encoding photosystem II 10 kDa polypeptide, chloroplastic-like isoform X3 yields MAASVMLSSVTLKPAGFTVEKMSARGLPSLTRTSFKIVASGVKKIKTDKPFGVNGSMDLRDGVDASGRKGKGYGVYKFVDKYGANVDGYRQWRMQEIIFGPRLVTCGSATGYRLLTK; encoded by the exons ATGGCTGCTTCAGTGATGCTATCATCGGTGACGTTGAAACCGGCGGGTTTCACGGTGGAGAAGATGTCAGCGAGAGGATTGCCGTCGCTCACAAGAACTTCATTCAAAATCGTCGCGAGCGGTGTCAAGAAGATCAAGACCGACAAGCCCTTTG GAGTTAACGGCAGCATGGACTTGAGGGACGGCGTCGACGCCTCCGGCAGAAAGGGCAAG GGATACGGTGTTTACAAGTTCGTTGACAAGTATGGAGCTAACGTCGATGGATACAGGCAGTGGCGGATGCAGGAAATAATTTT TGGCCCCCGTCTCGTTACATGTGGCTCCGCCACTGGATACAg GTTGTTGACAAAGTGA
- the LOC106381535 gene encoding uncharacterized protein LOC106381535 isoform X2 codes for MSRLSFRPRPLDIHKKLPILKSFKDFEDDDTPTSTTRNSQFLRLASSVDVDNEVQHPVPSKKLASEIPTPQFVVVDTYERDYLATFGQPASYLRARGARSELGDFVEYDLDNEDDDWLYEFDKDNKELSPEMLESIIFKLEVLDHKTRERAGVITPTLSSPVHVRLQLDAAIEALQSLSINYGVFQAIFNYWKSKRKRWQKPILRRLQPPPPVNDTNPYNVFRPREKAHRLHTRRRRENNVQSFEKLRQVRRNLDQAKTILEALIKREEKKRDVMDGEVSLQRMQLQYRHETELLEDSYAQHGFQPATTSYKYGSSDEELMDSDDYTSTHVRTRPPVIPNSRFTNGSQPRGIKQEVRRRHSSHHNWLHKLDPNEPVMLFTKPLVPEKLAAAGIVPPAPDSSTGQPPSRFKGRIGRGGRIIFDRWNPLMQSHINCGDSFYIAPNH; via the exons ATGAGTAGGCTTTCTTTCCGGCCACGGCCACTAGACATTCACAAGAAGCTTCCCATTTTGAAATCGTTTAAAGACTTTGAAGACGACGACACTCCGACTTCCACCACTAGAAACTCTCAGTTCCTGCGTCTAGCTTCTTCTGTAGATGTTGACAATGAG GTGCAGCATCCAGTGCCAAGCAAGAAGCTGGCTTCAGAGATACCCACACCTCAGTTTGTTGTTGTGGATACATATGAAAGAGATTACTTAGCTACCTTTGGTCAACCTGCTTCTTATCTACGTGCAAGAGGAG CTCGGTCTGAGCTTGGAGATTTTGTGGAGTATGATCTTGACAACGAGGATGATGACTGGCTTTATGAGTTTGATAAGGATAACAAGGAGCTCTCACCTGAAAT GCTTGAGAGCATTATTTTTAAGCTAGAGGTGTTGGATCACAAAACGAGGGAAAGAGCTGGTGTTATCACACCTACCCTTAGCTCTCCGGTTCATGTGCGTTTGCAGCTTGATGCTGCTATTGAG GCCCTGCAATCACTGTCAATTAATTATGGAGTCTTTCAGGCTATCTTCAACTACTGGAAAAGCAAG CGCAAAAGATGGCAGAAGCCTATCTTGCGGCGTTTACAG CCTCCTCCACCGGTGAATGACACGAATCCCTACAATGTGTTTAGGCCAAGAGAGAAAGCTCACAGACTCCACACAAGAAGG AGGAGAGAAAACAATGTGCAGTCATTTGAAAAGCTTCGACAG GTTAGACGCAATCTTGACCAAGCAAAGACCATTCTGGAGGCTCTCATTAAG agagaagaaaagaagaggGATGTCATGGATGGTGAGGTTAGCCTCCAGAGGATGCAACTCCAATACAGG CATGAAACAGAGCTGTTAGAAGATAGCTATGCTCAGCATGGATTTCAACCAGCAACAACATCTTACAAATATGGCTCAAGCGACGAAGAGTTGATGGACTCAGATGACTACACTAGCACACATGTACGCACAAGACCTCCCGTTATCCCTAACTCTCGTTTCACAAATGGATCTCAACCCAGAGGCATAAAACAAGAAGTTAGAAGAAGACACTCCTCCCATCACAATTGGCTTCACAAACTG GATCCTAATGAACCGGTGATGTTGTTCACAAAACCGCTGGTTCCTGAGAAACTGGCAGCTGCAGGGATCGTTCCTCCAGCACCTGATTCATCCACTGGTCAACCTCCAAGTCGGTTCAAGGGGAGGATTGGGCGTGGTGGGAGGATAATTTTTGATAGATGGAATCCTCTGATGCAGTCTCACATTAACTGCGGAGACTCTTTCTACATTGCACCAAATCACTAA
- the LOC125597327 gene encoding uncharacterized protein LOC125597327, translating to MVLWGNFAEQVTNAIQLRGEGRLILVLRFGKIKVWKEDRSVSNAYNVSDVQLNPNMAEVEAFRAMLPADELQLAIVEPKPLTLASGVSVKDDFFIHTPRKTIAEMIECRQVEKCIVMCTISAIETDMGWYYLSCKPCDKKVMYMPPLVAGDHEDDDLQKFKLYCPKCKSYEPKLLPRYKLHLVVLDHTGNSKFLLFDHLALQLVNQPCIELTGPITDEVIVLYRTRMFYLWLCKT from the exons ATGGTCTTGTGGGGAAACTTTGCTGAACAAGTCACGAACGCTATACAGTTACGTGGTGAGGGTCGTCTGATCTTGGTGTTGAGATTCGGCAAGATTAAGGTTTGGAAAG AGGATCGTTCCGTTTCAAACGCTTACAATGTCTCTGACGTTCAGCTCAATCCCAACATGGCGGAGGTCGAAGCTTTTAGGGCAAT GTTACCAGCTGATGAACTTCAATTGGCTATTGTTGAACCAAAGCCATTAACTCTGGCTTCTGGTGTCTCTGTGAAAGATGATTTTTTCATTCACACTCCAAGAAAAACCATCGCTGAGATGATTGAATGTCGTCAG GTGGAGAAGTGTATTGTTATGTGCACCATTTCGGCCATTGAAACGGACATGGGGTGGTACTACTTAAGTTGTAAACCTTGTGACAAAAAAGTTATGTACATGCCCCCTCTTGTGGCTGGTGATCACGAAGATGATGACCTCCAAAAGTTTAAACTCTACTGCCCTAAGTGCAAGAGTTACGAACCTAAGCTCCTTCCAAG GTACAAGTTGCATTTGGTGGTTCTTGACCATACTGGTAATTCCAAGTTCCTCCTATTTGACCATCTTGCTCTGCAATTGGTTAATCAACCTTGCATTGAGCTAACCGGACCGATTACTGATGAGGTTATAGTTCT GTACAGGACCCGGATGTTCTACCTCTGGCTTTGCAAAACCTGA
- the LOC106379551 gene encoding uncharacterized protein DDB_G0271670-like, with product MASTCVNNVTVSAYGRFNARSSGSAASLEMKKLIPPEEEFEFRTEVPVGMLPADELFSNGKLVTTAVVEVETEVSGEESSLVSSPKAPRKWRELLGLKRFSQNSKAAASFKQFLNRSSKTSSSSSSDASSLISLPLLSDSESLSVSSSSSRMSLSSSSSSSDTPRRLSLDAERLNHLANQNITANPFAPARPRMRLVKQPPETCSDSPRLNSSGKIVFQSLERSSSSPGGGGYRNRGVERSYSVNLSVAPVLNVPVCSVRGGSVIFSHFFSSASSQHNKTGNGSNHRAFLTHHQHGGISRGRNSTDRVASSISPSTFSTV from the coding sequence ATGGCTTCCACTTGCGTCAACAATGTGACTGTCTCTGCATACGGACGTTTCAACGCTCGGAGCTCTGGATCCGCCGCGTCGTTGGAGATGAAGAAGCTGATTCCTCCGGAGGAAGAGTTCGAGTTCAGAACTGAGGTTCCTGTCGGAATGCTTCCCGCCGACGAGCTTTTCTCTAACGGTAAACTCGTGACGACGGCGGTGGTGGAAGTTGAGACGGAGGTTTCCGGCGAGGAGAGTAGCTTGGTTTCTTCTCCCAAGGCGCCACGTAAGTGGAGAGAGTTGTTAGGGCTGAAACGGTTCTCTCAAAACAGCAAGGCTGCGGCGTCGTTTAAGCAGTTTTTAAACCGGAGCTCCAAAAcgtcgtcgtcgtcttcttcagatGCTTCTTCGTTGATCAGTCTTCCTCTCCTCTCCGACAGCGAATCTCTCTCcgtctcctcttcttcttcacgtatgtccctctcttcttcttcctcctcctccgacACCCCGAGGAGGCTATCGCTCGACGCAGAGAGACTCAACCACCTCGCTAACCAAAACATCACGGCCAACCCGTTCGCTCCCGCTCGGCCGAGGATGAGGTTAGTGAAGCAGCCTCCTGAAACATGTAGCGACAGTCCGAGGCTAAACTCGTCGGGGAAGATCGTGTTTCAGAGCCTTGAACGGAGCTCAAGCAGCCCGGGCGGAGGAGGGTATAGAAACAGAGGAGTGGAGAGATCGTACAGTGTAAACCTGAGCGTGGCTCCTGTTCTTAACGTTCCCGTTTGTTCAGTCAGAGGTGGTTCTGTAATATTTAGCCATTTCTTCTCTTCAGCTTCGTCTCAACACAATAAAACAGGGAATGGCTCTAACCACAGAGCGTTCTTGACTCATCATCAGCACGGTGGTATTAGTAGAGGCCGTAACTCAACAGATCGAGTAGCTAGTAGTATTAGTCCATCTACTTTTAGTACTGTGTAG
- the LOC106381534 gene encoding photosystem II 10 kDa polypeptide, chloroplastic-like isoform X1 translates to MAASVMLSSVTLKPAGFTVEKMSARGLPSLTRTSFKIVASGVKKIKTDKPFGVNGSMDLRDGVDASGRKGKGYGVYKFVDKYGANVDGYRQWRMQEIIFGPRLVTCGSATGYSPIYNEEEWSPGGDVYKGGVTGLAIWAVTLAGILAGGALLVYNTSALAQ, encoded by the exons ATGGCTGCTTCAGTGATGCTATCATCGGTGACGTTGAAACCGGCGGGTTTCACGGTGGAGAAGATGTCAGCGAGAGGATTGCCGTCGCTCACAAGAACTTCATTCAAAATCGTCGCGAGCGGTGTCAAGAAGATCAAGACCGACAAGCCCTTTG GAGTTAACGGCAGCATGGACTTGAGGGACGGCGTCGACGCCTCCGGCAGAAAGGGCAAG GGATACGGTGTTTACAAGTTCGTTGACAAGTATGGAGCTAACGTCGATGGATACAGGCAGTGGCGGATGCAGGAAATAATTTT TGGCCCCCGTCTCGTTACATGTGGCTCCGCCACTGGATACAg TCCTATCTACAACGAGGAGGAGTGGTCACCAGGTGGTGATGTGTACAAGGGAGGAGTCACTGGATTGGCTATTTGGGCGGTAACACTCGCCGGAATTCTCGCCGGAGGAGCTCTTCTTGTGTACAACACAAGTGCTTTGGCTCAgtaa
- the LOC125597328 gene encoding uncharacterized protein LOC125597328 produces the protein MRENFVYKHDTFKVNKIITNLAIINEFDTPKAPKEPSTQISRGHEYSIVSDAPEGSLMLLEEGSSQEGFPSELTPAKRRGGPAVNLEEEFDQNSVTKTGISTRVKKEKVDKSG, from the exons ATGCGAGAAAACTTTGTGTACAAGCATGACACCTTCAAAGTGAACAAGATAATCACCAATCTCGCTATTATCAATGAGTTTGACACACCCAAGGCCCCAAAG GAACCAAGCACGCAGATCAGTAGGGGCCATGAATATTCGATTGTCTCCGACGCACCAGAG GGATCCTTAATGTTGTTGGAAGAAGGGTCGTCGCAGGAAGGCTTTCCGAGTGAGCTAACCCCTGCTAAGCGTCGAGGAGGACCTGCCGTGAATCTGGAGGAAGAGTTTGATCAGAACTCGGTTACAAAAACCGGCATCAGTACACGAGTCAAGAAGGAGAAGGTTGACAAAAGTGGCTAG
- the LOC106381535 gene encoding uncharacterized protein LOC106381535 isoform X1: MSRLSFRPRPLDIHKKLPILKSFKDFEDDDTPTSTTRNSQFLRLASSVDVDNEVQHPVPSKKLASEIPTPQFVVVDTYERDYLATFGQPASYLRARGARSELGDFVEYDLDNEDDDWLYEFDKDNKELSPEMLESIIFKLEVLDHKTRERAGVITPTLSSPVHVRLQLDAAIEALQSLSINYGVFQAIFNYWKSKRKRWQKPILRRLQPPPPVNDTNPYNVFRPREKAHRLHTRRMQRRENNVQSFEKLRQVRRNLDQAKTILEALIKREEKKRDVMDGEVSLQRMQLQYRHETELLEDSYAQHGFQPATTSYKYGSSDEELMDSDDYTSTHVRTRPPVIPNSRFTNGSQPRGIKQEVRRRHSSHHNWLHKLDPNEPVMLFTKPLVPEKLAAAGIVPPAPDSSTGQPPSRFKGRIGRGGRIIFDRWNPLMQSHINCGDSFYIAPNH, encoded by the exons ATGAGTAGGCTTTCTTTCCGGCCACGGCCACTAGACATTCACAAGAAGCTTCCCATTTTGAAATCGTTTAAAGACTTTGAAGACGACGACACTCCGACTTCCACCACTAGAAACTCTCAGTTCCTGCGTCTAGCTTCTTCTGTAGATGTTGACAATGAG GTGCAGCATCCAGTGCCAAGCAAGAAGCTGGCTTCAGAGATACCCACACCTCAGTTTGTTGTTGTGGATACATATGAAAGAGATTACTTAGCTACCTTTGGTCAACCTGCTTCTTATCTACGTGCAAGAGGAG CTCGGTCTGAGCTTGGAGATTTTGTGGAGTATGATCTTGACAACGAGGATGATGACTGGCTTTATGAGTTTGATAAGGATAACAAGGAGCTCTCACCTGAAAT GCTTGAGAGCATTATTTTTAAGCTAGAGGTGTTGGATCACAAAACGAGGGAAAGAGCTGGTGTTATCACACCTACCCTTAGCTCTCCGGTTCATGTGCGTTTGCAGCTTGATGCTGCTATTGAG GCCCTGCAATCACTGTCAATTAATTATGGAGTCTTTCAGGCTATCTTCAACTACTGGAAAAGCAAG CGCAAAAGATGGCAGAAGCCTATCTTGCGGCGTTTACAG CCTCCTCCACCGGTGAATGACACGAATCCCTACAATGTGTTTAGGCCAAGAGAGAAAGCTCACAGACTCCACACAAGAAGG ATGCAGAGGAGAGAAAACAATGTGCAGTCATTTGAAAAGCTTCGACAG GTTAGACGCAATCTTGACCAAGCAAAGACCATTCTGGAGGCTCTCATTAAG agagaagaaaagaagaggGATGTCATGGATGGTGAGGTTAGCCTCCAGAGGATGCAACTCCAATACAGG CATGAAACAGAGCTGTTAGAAGATAGCTATGCTCAGCATGGATTTCAACCAGCAACAACATCTTACAAATATGGCTCAAGCGACGAAGAGTTGATGGACTCAGATGACTACACTAGCACACATGTACGCACAAGACCTCCCGTTATCCCTAACTCTCGTTTCACAAATGGATCTCAACCCAGAGGCATAAAACAAGAAGTTAGAAGAAGACACTCCTCCCATCACAATTGGCTTCACAAACTG GATCCTAATGAACCGGTGATGTTGTTCACAAAACCGCTGGTTCCTGAGAAACTGGCAGCTGCAGGGATCGTTCCTCCAGCACCTGATTCATCCACTGGTCAACCTCCAAGTCGGTTCAAGGGGAGGATTGGGCGTGGTGGGAGGATAATTTTTGATAGATGGAATCCTCTGATGCAGTCTCACATTAACTGCGGAGACTCTTTCTACATTGCACCAAATCACTAA
- the LOC106378246 gene encoding F-box protein At2g35280-like, translating to MESAQSVNNYNNNVKVEASDNDDNIFVDPSGYYRNLSLSYFVAAPKRMLTEHERLKERCLENGNTEAHYIEGVLQFFVQKDIQIGLIHLRKAATGNNPTGMYLYGLLMLAEGHTHSGKKYLDKLKWKKERRVSDNCWERIKNSLSEIPVPMKQRYFNNMVNLYPQSKCDPENLAKVCKKCYYFKRLTQFILFITNKE from the coding sequence CAACAACAACGTCAAGGTTGAGGCATCTGACAACGACGACAACATTTTCGTAGATCCAAGTGGCTATTACAGAAACCTCAGCCTTTCCTACTTTGTTGCGGCACCAAAGCGAATGTTGACTGAGCATGAACGGCTCAAGGAACGGTGCCTAGAGAATGGCAACACTGAGGCCCACTATATTGAGGGCGTACTTCAATTCTTCGTCCAGAAAGATATCCAGATAGGACTCATTCATCTACGGAAAGCAGCCACTGGTAACAACCCCACTGGTATGTATCTTTACGGTTTGTTAATGCTTGCAGAAGGTCATACTCATTCCGGTAAAAAGTATCTGGACAAACTCAAATGGAAGAAGGAACGCCGTGTCTCCGATAATTGCTGGGAAAGAATAAAGAACTCACTAAGTGAAATTCCTGTTCCTATGAAGCAGCGGTACTTTAACAATATGGTCAACCTATACCCGCAGTCAAAGTGTGATCCAGAAAACCTAGCTAAAGTATGCAAGAAGTGTTACTACTTCAAAAGGCTTACGcagtttatattatttataactaataaaGAATAA
- the LOC125597331 gene encoding DNA repair protein recA homolog 1, chloroplastic, with translation MDSSCLLLLSLKVNPFFSPLNPLKACSYSHPLRVSSYYSRRRFYSPVTVNAAKKTSQNISSEFDDRINGSLSPDSDSRFLDRQKALEAAMNDINGSFGKGSVTRLGSAGGALVETFPSGVLTLDLALGGGLPKGRVVEIYGPESSGKTTLALHAIAEVQKLGGNAMLVDAEHAFDPSYSKALGVDVENLIVCQPDNGEMALEIADRMCRSGAVDLICVDSVSALTPRAEIEGEIGMQQMGLQARLMSQALRKMSGNASKAGCTLIFLNQIRYKIGVYYGNPEVTSGGIALKFFASVRLEIRSAGKIKSSKGDEDIGLRARVRVQKSKVSRPYKQAEFEIMFGEGVSKLGCVLDCAEIMEVVVKKGSWYSYEDQRLGQGREKALQHLRENPSLQDEIEKRVRLLMLDGEVHRSTPLFSSSSSSSVSRDEEEEDALDEFQ, from the exons ATGGATTCTTCATGCCTTCTTTTGTTGTCTCTAAAGGTAAATCCTTTCTTCAGTCCTCTAAATCCTCTCAAAGCATGTTCCTATTCTCATCCGCTCCGTGTCTCCTCTTACTACTCCCGCCGCCGCTTCTACTCTCCGGTCACCGTTAACGCTGCCAAGAAAACCTCACAGAACATTTCTTCAGAATTCGATGACAGAATCaacggctctctctctcctgactCCGATTCACGCTTCCTCGACCGT CAAAAGGCTTTAGAGGCGGCTATGAATGACATTAACGGTTCTTTTGGTAAAGGAAGTGTAACAAGGTTGGGGAGTGCTGGTGGAGCTTTAGT GGAGACTTTTCCGAGTGGTGTATTGACGCTTGATCTTGCCTTAGGTGGAGGCCTGCCAAAGGGTCGAGTAGTCGAG ATATATGGACCAGAAAGTAGTGGCAAGACCACACTAGCACTCCATGCAATTGCTGAAGTGCAGAAGCTTGGAGGCAATGCGATGCTTGTTGATGCAGAGCATGCCTTTGATCCATCATACTCTAAAGCACTAGGTGTTGATGTTGAAAACCTTATAGTGTGTCAGCCAGATAATGGCGAGATGGCTTTAGAAA TTGCAGACCGTATGTGTCGTTCTGGTGCAGTTGACCTTATATGTGTTGATTCTGTCTCAGCACTTACTCCACGTGCCGAGATTGAA GGTGAGATTGGGATGCAGCAAATGGGGTTACAAGCTCGTCTTATGAGTCAAGCTCTTCGTAAAATGTCAGGAAACGCCTCTAAAGCTGGTTGTACTCTTATTTTCCTAAACCAAATCAGATACAAG ATTGGTGTGTACTATGGGAATCCAGAGGTGACTAGCGGAGGAATTGCGTTGAAGTTCTTTGCGTCGGTCCGGCTAGAGATTCGTTCTGCAGGGAAGATCAAATCT AGCAAAGGGGATGAAGATATTGGTCTTCGGGCTCGTGTAAGAGTGCAGAAGAGCAAG GTTTCGAGACCGTATAAGCAAGCAGAGTTTGAGATTATGTTCGGGGAAGGAGTCAGTAAACTG GGATGTGTTCTTGATTGTGCTGAGATTATGGAGGTTGTGGTGAAGAAGGGTTCTTGGTACAGCTATGAAGACCAAAG GCTCGGGCAAGGAAGAGAGAAAGCACTGCAGCATTTGAGGGAGAACCCTTCTCTTCAAGACGAGATTGAGAAG AGAGTGAGATTGTTGATGTTAGATGGAGAAGTACATCGATCTACTCCTTTGTTTAGCAGCAGCAGCTCATCCTCGGTTTCacgtgatgaagaagaagaagacgctcTTGACGAGTTCCAATGA